The following nucleotide sequence is from Patescibacteria group bacterium.
TTGAGCGCGAATCGACTTTAGCACTTTTTGAAATTTAGCTAAAATCCAGTGCGATGCAGCTCAAAATGCTTGTCTCCGGCAAAGTCCAAGGCGTCTGGTACCGCGCCTCGACTGCGAAGATCGCCTGCGATTTAGGTCTGAAAGGCTATGCGAAAAACTTGAGCGATGGCTCAGTCGAGATTGTCGCGATCGGCGCGAAAGCACCACTAGAAAAACTCAGAAAATGGTGCGAACTCGGACCGAGCAAAGCGCAGGTCGATTGGGTCGCAGAAGAGTGGAGCGAGTCAGCGGAAAATTTCGCGGACTTCGCCGTGATTTAATTCGCGAGTTTGGCGGCAATAGCCGCGGTCACTGCTGCGACCGACTGCGTGCCATCGATTTCCACCAGTCTCCCCTCGGCACGGTATTTTTCAATCGCCGGGACAGTCTCATTTTCGTAAACATCAAGCCGCGTCGCGATCGCCTCCGCTGTATCATCCGCGCGAATTTTTAATTCACCGCCACAAACCGGACATTTCTCGAGCGCAGCAGAATTATCTTTCGCGCCGAAAATTTTGCCACAACCCGCGCAAGTCTTGCGACCGAGCAAACGCGTGAGCGCCTCCTCGCGCGTCAGGGCGATGTAGACCGCGAGCGGTCGCCGACCGACTTTAGCGAATTCCGCTTCGAGCGAGGCGCGTTGTGATTCGCTGCGAGGAATTCCGTCGAAAATCGCCGTCTCGTTTTCAGGCAAATTCTGCAAAAAATTCTCGACGATTTCCATCACGATTTCATTCGGGACTAATTTGCCCGCCGTCGTAATCTCTTTCACTTTTTGTCCGAGCGGCGAATCTTCACTCGCCAATTTGCGCAACTGTCCACCCGTCTCGAAAATTTTGTAGCCGAATTTGTCAGCGAGAATGCGCGCCTGCGTGCCTTTGCCACTGCCCTGCATCCCGAAGAGAATGATGTCTTGCATGAGAAAAAATTAGTAAAAAGATTCTACTTGAGGTTTGGTTTTTTCGGAACCAACAACGGCATAAAGTCATTATTCCATCGATCGCTTGTGCGAACAAAAAAATCTTTTTGTTGAGTAGTCAATCTTTCATCATTAGAAACCTGCATCGCTAGACTAATTGCTTCTCTTAGAATTTGGGCAAAGTCTAATTCTGGATTAAAACTAAACTTCTCGCCTCCTCCGAAACAGCTCAAAATAAGGTCTCGAGCGACTAATTGGGTCGCGCTTCCTTCTTTCGAGAAAAGAACTAAATCTGAGGGTAAATGCGAAACATCCGAGCAATGTATTTTGACCATCCTAAAAAAATGAAAGATGTTTCTTATTAAAACTTATTCTTTAGTTAAAACTGCTTTAATCCGCCTCACTCCCGCCGAGCTCGACTCTTCTTTTTTAATTTTGAAATGCCCGAGCTCGCCTGTATTTTTCGCGTGTGGTCCGCCGCAGATTTCTTTCGACACATCGCCCACCGAAAAAACTTTTACTTTCTCACCGTACTTGGAATCGAAGACTCCGACCGCGCCGGAGGCTTTCGCCTCATCGACCGACAGCTCGGCACAATCGACTGGCAGGTCGCGCGCAATCGCGTCGTTAACAAATTGTTCGACTGCGGCAATCTGCTCCGGCGTCATTTTTTCAGAATGATTGAAATCGAAACGCAATCGTTCCGCTGTAATGTTCGAGCCTTTTTGCGAAATGTGATCTCCTAAAATTTTTCGCAAGGCGGCATTCAGCAAATGCGTCGCTGTGTGCAACTGCGAGACAGTCTCAGAATCATCCGCCAAGCCACCTTTGAATTTCCCAGCCGAAGCTGTGCGCGACTGGTCGGCGTGCGCCTTTTGCGCTGCGAAAAATTTTTCCGGATTTTGAATCGCTGAATTTTTTTCGCGTAAAAATTCTTCGGTTAGCTCCAGCGGAAAACCAAAAGTTTCGTAAAAATAAAAGGCTTTTTCGCCGTCGACTGAGTTATTTTTTTCGAGAAAGCTCGCAATCTCACGCTCGCCTTTTTCCAAAGTTTTCTTAAATTGGTTTTCCTCCTTTTCAAATTCGAGCAAAATCTTGGCGGAATTTTGGACGAGCTCAGGATAATGTTTGCCCGCGTTTTCAATCACGACTTCGACAATCTGCGTCGTGAAAGTTTGTGTGAAATCGAAGCCGAGTTTGCGTGCCTCGCGAATCGCTCGACGAATCAAACGCCGCACGATGTAGCCCGCATCGACATTCGACGGTGGCACACCGCGCGGATCACCGATGATAAACGACGCGGCGCGCAGATGGTCGGCGACGATGCGTTCGGAGCGTTCGCGCTCTTGTAGGGAATGGGCATGCCCATTCCCTACTGATAATTCTTTAATCTTCGCGATAATCGGCGCAAACAAATCTGTCTCGAAAACAGTCGGCTGTTTTTGCAGAATCGCCGCGACGCGATCCAGACCCATGCCGGTGTCGACATTTCTTTGCGCCAACGGAATGAATTTACCCTCAGCGGTTTTCTCGAACTGCAGGAAAACATCATTCCAAATCTCGACCCAGCGCGGATCTTCACAGCTTTCTTGAAAACTGTTCGGTGCCGCTCCGTCGCCCGTCCAAAAAAACATTTCGGAATCCGGACCACACGGTCCCGTCTGCCCCGCCGGTCCCCACCAATTATTTTTCTTCGGTAGCTTGGCAATCCGATTCTCCGGCATGCCCAAACTTTTCCAAATCTCGAAACTCTCAGCATCGAAAGGTGCATCGTCGTCCCCGGCGAAAACTGAGACGGCTAATTTCTCGAGCGGAAATTGCAAAACCTGCGTCAAAAATTCGAAGCTCCAGCTGAGTGCTTCTTTTTTCCAATAATCCCCGAGCGACCAATTGCCGAGCATTTCGAAAAAAGTCAGATGGCAGCAATCGCCGACCTCATCAATGTCGCCAGTGCGAATACATTTCTGACAGCTGGAAAGTTTCGTACCTGCCGGATGTTTTTCGCCCAGTAAATAAGGCACGAGCGGATGCATGCCCGCCGTCGTGAAAAGTACGGTCGGATCGTTTTCGGGAATGAGCGAAGCCGACGGCAAAATCGCGTGACCACGCGCCGCGAAAAATTCGAGATATTTTTGGCGAAGTTCGTCGGATTTCATACGGCGCATTTTACAACAAAATGTTTCTTATTTTTGCGGTATTTTGTCGAATTACTTCTTCGGCAAATTGTCTCAAGCCTGCCTCAATGGCTATTATATTTTCCAAGAGTGTTTGAGCTCCTTGCGGATCATGCAATGCCATAGCAGAAACCGTGTCCCGATAAACATCAAACCTGGCCAGCAGTTGATCTAACCTTGCGTTTATTAATTTTTTATTTTCAGAAACACCAAAATCACAAGTCGACTGAAGGAGCTCGGTCAAAGACTCTAATTTTGAATTCATAGGAATGAATTCTATCAGGTTTTTGTTTTTTCATCGCAGCCTATTTCTTTTCTGTCGGCTCAATTTGTTCGAAAAGCGCTTGGAGCGCGTCTGGGGTTTCTTTTGCGACCGGACTGTTCAGCTGCAAAAACAAATCTTTTTTCATGTCTAAAAGGTCTTGCGCCAAACTAATGCAATTCTGAATGCGCTCATTGCCTGGCTCTAACTTAAGAATTGCGCCCCAAGACGCAATCGCCCCGACAAAATCATTGCGAAAATACTGATCCAATCCTCGCTTGGCAGCAAATTCTGCAGGAGAATTTTGACCTTTTGACTTGATGGCTTCGCGCACCTCCTCTGCAACCGCGCCCGTAATTTTGCCTAACAAATCAGTCTGTTTTTTGTCGAGAATTTTTTGGGAAGACTCAATCAAATTCTTCGCGACTTGGTCGTCCGGATTTAACTTGAGAGCTTCGCGCCCAGATTCGCTGGCACCAGCAAAATTATTCTCTTTGAAAAACTGCTGCAATCCCAGCTCAATGGGCGACAGCTGCTTCTCTTTTGCTGCCGACGGATTCTCGAAAGTTTTTCCCATGTTGGTTTTTGTTAGTAATTTTGTAATTGTATTTTAACAAAAATCACTAAAAAAATCAATGCTTCGCGGCGGCGTGGATGAAGCCGAGGAAAAGCGGGTGCGGACGAAATGGACGCGAGAGAAATTCCGGATGAAATTGGCAGCCGAGCATGAAAGGATGATTTTTGATTTCGGAAATCTCGACGAGATCCACATCCGGATTGATGCCCGCGAAACGCAGACCGGATTTTTCCAGTACTGCGCGATAATCGTTGTTCACTTCGAAACGGTGGCGGTGACGCTCGGAAATAATTTTTTGACCGTAAAGTTTGTGCGACAACGATCCGGCTTGCAGCTCACAGCGGTAAGCACCGAGCCGCATCGTGCCGCCTTTCTTGAGAATTTTGCGCTGGTTCGGAATGAAATTAATGACTGGATTTTTGGTCGTCGGATTGAATTCCTCCGAATTCGCATCAGGCAAATTGAGGACATGGCGCGCGAACTCGATCACGAGAATCTGCATGCCGAGACACAGCCCGAGATAAGGAATTTTGTTTTCACGCGCGTATTCCGCGACCCGAATCTTGCCCTCGACTCCCCGCTCGCCGAATCCACCCGGCACGAGAATTCCACTCGCCGATTTGATTTTGTCCCACTCCGGCGAATCTTTTTTGGTCAGCTTTTCGGAATTCACCCAAACACATTCGAGTCCATGACCGGCAGCCAGAGCCGCCGCCTTGAGTGCTTCATTGACGGAAATGTAAGCATCGTCGAGATCAGTGTATTTCCCGACGCAGGCGATTTTGAGTTTCTTCTTTTCGAGCGTACATGCCACCGCCAATTTTTCCCACTTTTCGAGCTTCGGTCTTTTGAGCGGCAGGTCCAGTTTTTTCTCGATGATTTTGGTAATGCCCGACTTTTCGAAATTAGCCGGAATACAGTAAATCGAATCAACTGTCGGCGCAGGAATCACGCACTCTTCGGTGACATCACAGAACAAAGCAATTTTTTTGATGTGCTTCTGTTCAATCGGCAGATCCGAGCGCGCGAGAATCAAGTCCGGCGCAATGCCGATTCGGCGCAGCTCGCGCACGGAAGCCTGCGTCGGTTTGGTCTTGAGCTCGCCCGAAGCCGCGAGATACGGCAGCAGTGTGAGATGCACGAATAAGGTTTGCGCCGCACCGAGCTGATAGCGCATGTGACGAATCGCTTCGAGGAAAGGCTCGCCCTCGATGTCACCGACTGTTCCGCCGATTTCAACTAAGACGACATCGGCTTTCGAAACTTTCGCGGCGAGCAGAATGCGCTCGCGAATCGTGCGGGTAATGTGTGGAATGATTTGAATCGTCCCGCCGAGGAAATCACCGCGGCGTTCTTTTTCCAAAACTTCGAGATAAATTTGCCCAGAAGTCACCGTCGATTCTTTGGTCAGTGGCACATCGATGAAGCGCTCGTAATGACCGAGGTCGAGATCCGTCTCCGCACCATCGTCCGTGACGAAAACTTCGCCGTGTTGAAAAGGCGACATCGTCCCCGGATCGACATTGAGATAGGGATCGAGCTTCATCGGGAAGACGGAAAAACCCGCCGACTTCAAAAGCGCGCCGATGGAAGCTGTCGCAATCCCCTTCCCGAGAGAAGAGCAGACTCCGCCGGTGACGAAGATAAATTTAGTTTTCATCAAAAAACGGGAGTGATTGTATCACAATTTTTATTAAACTCATCCTCCGAAAGCATCTAATTGTTGCTAGTAAATTCCCACAGCTGCTTAAATTTTTTATCGTCTTTTTTATTTTTTAATCTGTTTATTCTACTGAAAAAACAAGGCTCGACCAATGTTTTTTTGCTAAAATCCTCCCGATGAAACTCTCTCAATCGCTCTCCCAAACGAGCAAAACCGTCGCGCACGACGCCGATTCCGTGAATGCGAAATTATTGACGCAGGCTGGCTTCGTGAAAAAAGAAGCCGCGGGGGTTTATTCTTATTTACCGTTTGGTCGCCAAGTTTTGGCGAAGATCGAGCAAATCGTCCGCGAGGAAATGAACGCCGTCGGCGGTGAGGAAGTTTTGATGCCCGCACTGACGCCGCTCGAGAATTGGAAAAAAACGGGGCGCGACACCGTCGATATCGCCTTTCACCCGACAGAGAAAACCGTGCTCGGCTGGAGTCATGAAGAAATCGTCACGCCGCTCGCCAAAACGCGAATCAAAAGTTATCGTGATCTGCCGCTCTGCGTTTACCAAATTCAGACGAAATTTCGGAATGAGGCGCGCGCGAAATCCGGTCTCATGCGCGGTCGCGAATTTTTAATGAAAGACATGTACTCTTTCCACGCGACCAAAGAAGATTTCGAGCAATACTATGAACGCGTGAAAGCCGCTTATTTCAAAGTGTTTGAGCGCGTCGGTTTGAAAAGTTTTTTGGTGAAAGCGGGCGGCGGCGAATTCACGGAAAATATTTCGCATGAATTCCAAGTGCTGACTGAGGCGGGCGAAGACAAATTAAAAATTTGTGAAAAGTGCGGACTCGGCTGGAACGCGGAAATGGAAATCGCTAAATGCGAAAAGTGCGGCGGCGAATTGATTGAAAAAAAAGGCGCGGAGGTCGGTAATATTTTCGACCTCGGCACGAAATACTCGGATGCGTTTGAGCTGAATTTCGCTGATGAAAAAGGCGCGCAACGAAAAGTTTTGATGGGCTGCTACGGCATCGGCGTCTCGCGGCTCGTCGCGACCATCGCCGAAACCTGCCATGATGCAAAAGGGCTGATTTGGCCGGAAAGCGTCGCACCATTTCAAGTTCACTTAATCGTACTCGGCGACGACAAAAAAGTCTTGACAGAAGCTAAAAAAGTTTATGAAGCATTATCGGTAAAAAGCGAGGTGCTTTTCGATAATCGCGACCTGCCAGCGGGCGTGAAATTCGCTGACGCTGATTTAATCGGTATTCCACTGCGTTTGGTGGTTTCACCGAAAACACTCGCAACTGATAGTGTCGAAATCAAAAAACGCTCGGCGGAAGCTTCGGAATTGGTCTCGCTAAAAAATTTGCTTGCAAAAATGTTTTGAAATACTAAAATTCGGGTAAATTTTTTAACCCCTCAAAAAATGAAGAAAATGCTCACGGTCGCTGGACTCACTTTGCTCGCCCTCGCTGGTTGCCAATCTGGCGGCGAACTGAAAGGTGACGATGTCGCTCCGGCGGAAGGAATGGTCAATGAAGTCGTCTTGCCTCCGGTTGGTGAAATCACTCCAGTCGAGACCACATTGCCGACTGACACAGAGAACACAATCGAAACAGAAATGCCTGTCGCTGGCGATGTTTCACCTGAGGTCAACTACTAATTAGACCTCTTACCAAGGTAAAATAAACCACCCTCTTAACCGGGGGTGGTTTTTAGTTGCCGTTTAGGAAATTACGCAAGAGCAAGATGACAGTCCCTGCGACAAGCGGAACAGTCACATTGTCGTTTAAAAGCTTTTGATTCAGGCGAATTTCCATCGCCTCGAAAATCATCGCAATGATCGCGCAGATGAAAGCTTCGAAAGGTGTGACGAAAACCATCGCCGCCGCGCCACCGAAAGCCGCACCCGCAATCGTGCCTTCGAAAAGTTTTTTGTCGGAAAGTTTGGTTTTGAGATGACCGAATGGACCGACGAGTGAGCTCACTCCATCCCCGACCGCGAGCACGAGAATCGACGCGTAGGCGACATCGCGCGGAAAAAGCTGCAGTGCCAAAATCACACCGATGAAGTAAGTGATTACACCTTTGCCGGGACGCACCTGTTTGCGTTCGAATTTGTCGAGAAACCAACCGATAATCGGCAAACGCCGTCGCGTCGAAATCCACGAGACCAGAATGCCTGCGGCCAAAATCCAAAATAAATCGAGCGAATCGAGAATGCCGCGCTTAAGCAGACAGACGAGCGCGATGCCAAGCAGAATGTGAAAAAGTTGGCGGCGAATTTCGAGCGGCGTCACCGGCATTTTGGTCATTGCTGAAGCGCAGTTAAAGTGAGCAGCGCCTCGAAGCTATCATCCGGGGCGCATTTGTTGGGAATTTCCTTGCCACATTTTTCGCAGCGGTGAATCACGATCCACTCGTCGCGTTTTTGGAAAAGCGCGACTGGCTCCATCTTGCCACGGCAGTCAGCCGCGCGATCTCCCGGCACGGTGCAATCGACATGCAGACTCCACAGACAAAACGGGCAATGGTTGCGCGCGGTTTTGGCGGCAGGTGAAACTGCCCGTCCACAATTAGCACAAGTGAAACCCGAATTCGTCGAATTTTTATCGCGCATGTTTTTCATTTCAAAATCCGATGAAAGTGAGCAAGGTCGAATCGAGCGTGAGCACCGTGAATAAATAAGCGAGCAAAATCCCGCCCATCACATCAGAGAAAAAATGCAGCTCCAGATAAATCCGCGAGAACGCGACGAGCGCGGCGAGCACGAAAAACGGTGCGCTCCACGCCGGCCAAAAAAAGGCTAGGACGAATGCCGAAGCAAAACTACCAGCAGTGTGCGCAGAAGGAAAAGCCGAATCGATCTTGCCGAGATAAGTCTGATGACCGAGTGGCCGCACACGACGAAAAATATATTTCAAAGTAAATGCGCCCCCGGTCGCCAGTAGACAAGTCAGCGTGAGCGCCGCGGCTGAGAAAAAATCGAGATAGCGCAAAACGAAAAAAAATGGGATTACGAAAAGCGTCGCGATGACGAAAGGCGTGAAGGAAATAGCGTTAAAAATTTGCAGAACGACCGGATGAAATTCCCGACGAAATTTTTTGATAGTCTTGAGAGAAAATTCATCCAGACCGTAGAAGCCGGCGGCCGCCAGCGCCGCGATGATTCCGACAAAATACCAATTCAGCATTTTGAGAATTTTATGCTAAATTTGGCGCCATGAAAAAACAAACTTTTTTGATCACTGGCGGCACGGGATTCCTCGGCTGTCACCTCGCACGAAATCTCGTGCAGCGCGGTCACCGCGTGAAGCTGCTCGACCTCGAGACACTGAATGAACCTGACCTCTGGGGCAAGGTCGAGAACTATGTCGGCGATATTCGCAATCGCATTTTGGTCGATCGACTAATGGCGGATGTCGATGTCGTGATCCACGCTGCCGCCGCGCTACCACTCGCGAAGCCGAAGGAAATTATCGATACAACTGTGCGCGGTACGAAAATAATTTTGGAAGAAGCGAAGAAAAATAAAGTGGGGCGCGTAGTTTATATTTCCTCGACAGCGGTCTACGGCGTGCCGATGAAGCACCCCATCGTCGAGACTGATCCGCGCGTCGGTGTCGGACCGTATGGTCATGCGAAAATCGCGGCGGAAGAATTGTGTGAAAAATTCCGCAAAGAAAAAATGGTAATCACAATCATTCGTCCAAAAACTTTCATCGGAACAGGTCGCCTCGGCGTCTTCCAAATTCTCTTCGACTGGGTGCGCCGTGGTGCGAAAATCCCCGTCATTGGCAACGGTCAAAATCGCTATCAGCTAATGGATGTCGAAGATCTCGCGAATGCGGTCTGGCTCGCCGCGAGCAAACCAGCAAAACTCGCGAACGACACTTTCAATGTTGGCGCGAAAAAATTCGAAACCGTCGCCAAAGATTTGAATAGTTTTTTCCGCAAAGTCGGCAGCAAATCCCGCGTGCTGAAAACTCCGGCGGGATTAATCAAAGGCACGCTCGCGCTTTTCGAGCGGCTCGGGCTCTCCCCGCTCTACGCCTGGGTCTATGCGACCGCGGACAAAGATTCATTCGTCTCGACGGAAAAAATCGAGAAGCAGCTCGGCTGGCGCGCGAAGTATTCGAATTCTGACACACTCATCCGGACTTTCGAGTGGTACGCGAAACACTGGAAAGAGTACGAATCAGCAACCGGGATCACACACCGCGTCGCTTGGAAGCAAGGGATCCTGAAGATTGCGCGTTTCATTTTGCAATAAAAAAACTTCGACAACTTGCAGTCGTGTTTCAAGTTTGAAATTGAGAATTTTTAGTTTTCTCGCTAATTTGGCATAGTGGTTCTCGGCAAGCGGAATGACAAATTGATCGGTTTCTTGAATTTGTTTGCGAACAAAATCTACAGCTGTTGCGAGCTCGTCTGCAGAAGCTTTGCTTGCTTGATCTAAAATTCGACCGCACGACATTAGGTTTTTGAGACGATCAATAGTCTTGATGAAAACTGCTTCTGGCTCCTGATTGAGCTTTTCAAAATATCGACATGGACTAAGTTTGATTACTCTTCCTTTTGGCGACAAACGATATTTCGAAACTAAGCGGGTCAAGACTTCGACCACTCGACCACGAAAAAGCTGAACTAGTTCGTCGCGTTTTCTTCTCTTAACCCACTTGTCGTCTTCACGAACATCGTGCAATAAAGCAGCCATGACGGCAGCTGGTCCGCCACCCATTTCCAAAACAGAGAGCGCGACCTCAAGCGGATGAATCACATAAGGCAACCGCTCGCCTTTTGAATTTTTTTCTTTACGCGTTTGCCCTTTGTGAAAAAGACAAGCCTGCACCCAAGCAAATTGAATTCGCTTCTTGTCTTCTTCTTGAAAATTAGCCTTGCCCAAAGCAGACTTAAACCGTTTTGCAAACTCGCTTAATTCGTATTCAAAAGGATAATAAAAATCCTCGTGAAACGGCAGCTCCGGTCTTTCGGATTTTCCCAAGTTAAAATTTAAGCAGCGCATTCTAGCCGCCAAAATCAATTTTGGGAAATTTGAAAACTAACGCAAGTGCCAAAAAATCTCAGCGTCTTGTTCTTCAAATTTATTTTTTAAAACGGAGCGCAGCTCACTCATTTGCTGCGCCTTCTCTTCGTCGGAAATCGCAGCGCGATAAACTTCTTTCAGGCTCGCGCGATAATCACTCCACGCCGCCGCCCGCGCCTCAGACGCTACGAAATCCGGCTCGAGCCAGTCAGCCAAAATCGCCAAACTCCGCTCGCGGACTTCTTGAAAATTCGCGGAAGCCGGTAAATCAACCGCGCGTGAAAACAAGAAAAAAGTAAGCGCGACCAAACTGAGCGCGAGAAAAACAGAGACAAAAGCCAGTGCCACCGCACG
It contains:
- a CDS encoding acylphosphatase; its protein translation is MQLKMLVSGKVQGVWYRASTAKIACDLGLKGYAKNLSDGSVEIVAIGAKAPLEKLRKWCELGPSKAQVDWVAEEWSESAENFADFAVI
- a CDS encoding nucleoside monophosphate kinase; this translates as MQDIILFGMQGSGKGTQARILADKFGYKIFETGGQLRKLASEDSPLGQKVKEITTAGKLVPNEIVMEIVENFLQNLPENETAIFDGIPRSESQRASLEAEFAKVGRRPLAVYIALTREEALTRLLGRKTCAGCGKIFGAKDNSAALEKCPVCGGELKIRADDTAEAIATRLDVYENETVPAIEKYRAEGRLVEIDGTQSVAAVTAAIAAKLAN
- a CDS encoding alanine--tRNA ligase, with the translated sequence MKSDELRQKYLEFFAARGHAILPSASLIPENDPTVLFTTAGMHPLVPYLLGEKHPAGTKLSSCQKCIRTGDIDEVGDCCHLTFFEMLGNWSLGDYWKKEALSWSFEFLTQVLQFPLEKLAVSVFAGDDDAPFDAESFEIWKSLGMPENRIAKLPKKNNWWGPAGQTGPCGPDSEMFFWTGDGAAPNSFQESCEDPRWVEIWNDVFLQFEKTAEGKFIPLAQRNVDTGMGLDRVAAILQKQPTVFETDLFAPIIAKIKELSVGNGHAHSLQERERSERIVADHLRAASFIIGDPRGVPPSNVDAGYIVRRLIRRAIREARKLGFDFTQTFTTQIVEVVIENAGKHYPELVQNSAKILLEFEKEENQFKKTLEKGEREIASFLEKNNSVDGEKAFYFYETFGFPLELTEEFLREKNSAIQNPEKFFAAQKAHADQSRTASAGKFKGGLADDSETVSQLHTATHLLNAALRKILGDHISQKGSNITAERLRFDFNHSEKMTPEQIAAVEQFVNDAIARDLPVDCAELSVDEAKASGAVGVFDSKYGEKVKVFSVGDVSKEICGGPHAKNTGELGHFKIKKEESSSAGVRRIKAVLTKE
- a CDS encoding CTP synthase, whose protein sequence is MKTKFIFVTGGVCSSLGKGIATASIGALLKSAGFSVFPMKLDPYLNVDPGTMSPFQHGEVFVTDDGAETDLDLGHYERFIDVPLTKESTVTSGQIYLEVLEKERRGDFLGGTIQIIPHITRTIRERILLAAKVSKADVVLVEIGGTVGDIEGEPFLEAIRHMRYQLGAAQTLFVHLTLLPYLAASGELKTKPTQASVRELRRIGIAPDLILARSDLPIEQKHIKKIALFCDVTEECVIPAPTVDSIYCIPANFEKSGITKIIEKKLDLPLKRPKLEKWEKLAVACTLEKKKLKIACVGKYTDLDDAYISVNEALKAAALAAGHGLECVWVNSEKLTKKDSPEWDKIKSASGILVPGGFGERGVEGKIRVAEYARENKIPYLGLCLGMQILVIEFARHVLNLPDANSEEFNPTTKNPVINFIPNQRKILKKGGTMRLGAYRCELQAGSLSHKLYGQKIISERHRHRFEVNNDYRAVLEKSGLRFAGINPDVDLVEISEIKNHPFMLGCQFHPEFLSRPFRPHPLFLGFIHAAAKH
- a CDS encoding aminoacyl--tRNA ligase-related protein; the protein is MKLSQSLSQTSKTVAHDADSVNAKLLTQAGFVKKEAAGVYSYLPFGRQVLAKIEQIVREEMNAVGGEEVLMPALTPLENWKKTGRDTVDIAFHPTEKTVLGWSHEEIVTPLAKTRIKSYRDLPLCVYQIQTKFRNEARAKSGLMRGREFLMKDMYSFHATKEDFEQYYERVKAAYFKVFERVGLKSFLVKAGGGEFTENISHEFQVLTEAGEDKLKICEKCGLGWNAEMEIAKCEKCGGELIEKKGAEVGNIFDLGTKYSDAFELNFADEKGAQRKVLMGCYGIGVSRLVATIAETCHDAKGLIWPESVAPFQVHLIVLGDDKKVLTEAKKVYEALSVKSEVLFDNRDLPAGVKFADADLIGIPLRLVVSPKTLATDSVEIKKRSAEASELVSLKNLLAKMF
- a CDS encoding RNHCP domain-containing protein; this encodes MRDKNSTNSGFTCANCGRAVSPAAKTARNHCPFCLWSLHVDCTVPGDRAADCRGKMEPVALFQKRDEWIVIHRCEKCGKEIPNKCAPDDSFEALLTLTALQQ
- a CDS encoding phosphatase PAP2 family protein is translated as MLNWYFVGIIAALAAAGFYGLDEFSLKTIKKFRREFHPVVLQIFNAISFTPFVIATLFVIPFFFVLRYLDFFSAAALTLTCLLATGGAFTLKYIFRRVRPLGHQTYLGKIDSAFPSAHTAGSFASAFVLAFFWPAWSAPFFVLAALVAFSRIYLELHFFSDVMGGILLAYLFTVLTLDSTLLTFIGF
- a CDS encoding NAD(P)-dependent oxidoreductase, which codes for MKKQTFLITGGTGFLGCHLARNLVQRGHRVKLLDLETLNEPDLWGKVENYVGDIRNRILVDRLMADVDVVIHAAAALPLAKPKEIIDTTVRGTKIILEEAKKNKVGRVVYISSTAVYGVPMKHPIVETDPRVGVGPYGHAKIAAEELCEKFRKEKMVITIIRPKTFIGTGRLGVFQILFDWVRRGAKIPVIGNGQNRYQLMDVEDLANAVWLAASKPAKLANDTFNVGAKKFETVAKDLNSFFRKVGSKSRVLKTPAGLIKGTLALFERLGLSPLYAWVYATADKDSFVSTEKIEKQLGWRAKYSNSDTLIRTFEWYAKHWKEYESATGITHRVAWKQGILKIARFILQ
- a CDS encoding HD domain-containing protein — its product is MGKSERPELPFHEDFYYPFEYELSEFAKRFKSALGKANFQEEDKKRIQFAWVQACLFHKGQTRKEKNSKGERLPYVIHPLEVALSVLEMGGGPAAVMAALLHDVREDDKWVKRRKRDELVQLFRGRVVEVLTRLVSKYRLSPKGRVIKLSPCRYFEKLNQEPEAVFIKTIDRLKNLMSCGRILDQASKASADELATAVDFVRKQIQETDQFVIPLAENHYAKLARKLKILNFKLETRLQVVEVFLLQNETRNLQDPLLPSDAVCDPGC